Proteins from a genomic interval of Quercus lobata isolate SW786 chromosome 11, ValleyOak3.0 Primary Assembly, whole genome shotgun sequence:
- the LOC115968590 gene encoding transcription factor RF2a-like has protein sequence MGDTEEANSDMMQRLQSSFGTSSSSILKQPLSMDQLNIPQLSPSLNRARHFQQNFGGDSGKRIGIPPSHPHQIPPISPYSQIPVSRPVNQQMGSQNFSPGPTHSRSLSQPSSFFSLDSLPPLSPSPFRDSSSMSMSEAGVSTDVSMEDRNAGSHSLLPPSPYSTRGDSPRIGESLPPRKAHRRSNSDIPFGFSSVMQSSPPLVPLRGPAGLERSVSGRENMGMAKPAQLVKRESSWERGGDNNAEGMGERKPEGEVVDDLFSAYMNLDTIDALNSSGTDEKTGNENREDLDSRASGTKTNGGDSSDNEAESSVNESGGSVPRGGLNSTAEKREGVKRSAGGDVAPTTRHYRSVSMDSFMGKLQFGDESPKMPPSTGTRPGQLSPNNSIDGNSNAFSLEFGNGEFSGAELKKIMANEKLAEIALTDPKRAKRILANRQSAARSKERKMRYISELEHKVQTLQTEATTLSAQLTLLQRDSVGLTTQNNELKFRLQAMEQQAQLRDALNDALTAEVQRLKLATAELGGEHPSKCMVSQLNHQMFQMQQQQSSTQMNIHQLQHQQQQQSQQQNGSTASKSESIQ, from the exons ATGGGTGACACTGAAGAAGCTAATAGTGATATGATGCAAAGGCTTCAATCTTCATTtggtacttcttcatcttccATTTTGAAACAACCTTTATCCATGGACCAACTTAACATACCCCAATTGAGCCCTTCACTAAACCGTGCACgccattttcaacaaaattttggtGGTGACAGTGGTAAAAGAATAGGTATACCACCTTCACACCCTCATCAGATCCCACCCATTTCACCTTATTCTCAGATCCCTGTGTCTAGGCCAGTGAACCAGCAAATGGGTTCACAGAATTTTAGTCCTGGGCCTACTCATTCACGATCTTTGTCACAGCCATCATCGTTTTTCTCGCTTGATTCGTTGCCCCCGTTGAGCCCTTCCCCTTTTCGGGACTCCTCGTCCATGTCTATGTCAGAAGCTGGGGTGTCAACTGATGTGTCAATGGAGGATCGGAATGCAGGTTCGCATTCATTGTTGCCTCCATCACCTTATTCTACGAGGGGTGATTCTCCGAGGATTGGGGAGAGTTTGCCCCCTAGGAAAGCTCATAGAAGGTCTAATAGTGATATCCCTTTTGGGTTTTCGAGTGTGATGCAATCATCACCGCCCCTTGTTCCGTTAAGGGGTCCTGCTGGTTTAGAGAGGTCGGTTTCTGGTAGAGAAAATATGGGGATGGCAAAGCCGGCTCAGTTGGTTAAAAGGGAATCGAGTTGGGAGAGAGGGGGTGATAACAATGCAGAAGGTATGGGTGAGAGGAAGCCAGAAGGGGAAGTTGTGGATGATCTGTTTTCTGCATACATGAATTTGGATACCATTGATGCATTGAACTCTTCAGGGACTGATGAGAAGACTGGTAATGAGAATCGTGAGGACTTGGATAGTAGAGCCAGTGGGACAAAGACTAATGGAGGAGATAGCAGTGATAACGAAGCAGAAAGCAGTGTGAATGAAAGTGGGGGCAGTGTGCCAAGGGGAGGACTGAATTCTACGGCTGAGAAGAGGGAAGGGGTCAAAAGGAGTGCAGGAGGAGATGTTGCTCCAACCACTAGACATTACAGAAGTGTTTCTATGGATAGCTTCATGGGGAAGCTGCAATTCGGTGATGAGTCACCTAAGATGCCACCTTCAACCGGAACTCGTCCTGGACAACTTTCACCCAATAATTCAATTGATGGTAATTCAAATGCCTTTAGCTTGGAGTTTGGAAATGGCGAGTTTAGTGGGGCAGAACTGAAGAAAATTATGGCAAATGAAAAACTTGCTGAGATAGCATTGACTGACCCAAAACGTGCAAAGAG GATTTTGGCAAATCGTCAGTCAGCTGCTCGTTCCAAAGAACGAAAGATGCGGTACATTTCAGAGTTGGAACATAAGGTCCAGACTTTACAGACGGAAGCTACCACATTGTCTGCACAGCTTACATTATTACAG AGAGATTCTGTTGGGCTCACAACCCAGAATAATGAGTTGAAGTTTCGTCTTCAAGCAATGGAACAACAGGCACAACTCCGAGATg CTTTAAATGATGCCTTAACTGCGGAGGTCCAACGGTTGAAGCTTGCTACAGCAGAGTTGGGTGGAGAGCACCCTTCTAAGTGCATGGTTTCGCAGCTCAACCATCAAATGTTCCAAATGCAGCAGCAGCAGTCATCTACCCAGATGAACATTCATCAGTTACAACACCAGCAGCAGCAACAGTCACAGCAGCAGAATGGTAGCACAGCCTCAAAATCTGAGTCCATTCAATAG